From a single Miscanthus floridulus cultivar M001 chromosome 8, ASM1932011v1, whole genome shotgun sequence genomic region:
- the LOC136470250 gene encoding uncharacterized protein yields the protein MECWTMYFDGSLMKSGTGAGLLFVSPLRIHTRYMVRLHFATSNNAAEYEALINGLQIAIELGVRRLDIQGNSQLVIDQVMKESNCLDPKMEAYCKMVGDLVLRLTQSNKGHHKLTPPWEGPYIVAQVLKPEIYKLDNEKGEIFTNAWNIE from the exons atggagtgctggaccatgtacttcgatgggtccctgatgaagtccgggacaggcgcgggtctgctcttcgtcTCGCCCCTCAGAATACACACGCGCTACATGGTCCGGCTCCACTTTGCCACCTCCAACAACGCGGCtgagtatgaagccctcatcaatggcttgcagatcgccatcgagcttggagtacggcgtctcgacatccAGGGCAACTCGCAACTCgtcattgatcaagtcatgaaggagtcaaactgccttgaccccaaaatggaggcatactgcaagatg gtaggcgacctggtgttgaggctgacaCAGAGCAACAaaggccaccacaagctgaccccaccgtgggaagggccgtacatcgtcgcccaagtactgaagcccgagaTCTACAAGCTAGAcaatgagaagggtgaaatcttcaccaacgcttggaatatagaatag
- the LOC136470248 gene encoding uncharacterized protein has protein sequence MPLGQIDLPITFRNPTNYRTETLTFEVVGFHGFHETYHAIVGCPCYAKFMAIPNYTYLKLKMLGPCGVITIGTSFQRAYECEVMCCKHTATIVASKELATIREEVIEEVLAPKWSVRSFKPVEGTKEVLIDPSGFEGKAARIGTTFFSK, from the coding sequence atgccacttgggcagatcgatctgcccatcacctttaggaatccaaccaattataggacagagacccttaccttcgaggtggtcgggttccacgggTTCCACGAGACCTACCACGCCATCGtgggatgtccatgctatgcgaagttcatggccatccccaactacacctatctaaagttgaagatgctaggtccatgtggggtcatcaccatcggcacctccttccagcgtgcctacgagtgtgaggtcatGTGTTGCAAACACACCGCGACAATTGTTGCCTCCAAAGAACTTGCGaccatcagggaggaggtcatcgaagaagtgCTCGCCCCCAAGTGGTCGGTCAGGTCTTTCAAGCCtgtagagggcaccaaggaggtcctcatagaccccagcggctTCGAGGGCAAAGCGGCGCGCATCGGTACCACGTTtttctccaaatag